One window of Pectobacterium carotovorum genomic DNA carries:
- a CDS encoding DUF2318 domain-containing protein, producing the protein MNFFITTLQSFLPIALLLGLNWSHRSTPTVKSLGWITLLALFSGTFIGVHFPNGQAFLLGFTALQALALILFLVCQCFSHPRLGYLWQALLVAGAAVHWGNDPNLTALTTTHVVNTDLLLNFSAVLLAFGWLVFCAALCGMIVRRIRLLRWPLLALLVALLLLPISGNLLLLLMKLQALGLTKPRLSYVAHVTNSAYLLNYLSALFMAALAAGLVWPLRHARRQMLVTHEAIEKRKATAGYRTLRRTLLSTVTAMLVVALAQLYWDKVASQPPRLSEAQPVTLAADGKVHIPIEQVRDGKLHRFVWIADDGKAVRFFIINRYPDRLRLGVVFDACLLCGDQGYVMEGNQVICVACGVHIFIPSIGKAGGCNPVPIEGWSNDDNELVIGRASLAAGTNYFSTVVSMDVIDPVDGSKLTNVNAEHKYRYGGKTYFFSSEANYNRFRESPAKFATAKAAAGEQAEEE; encoded by the coding sequence ATGAATTTTTTTATCACGACCCTCCAATCCTTCCTGCCGATAGCGCTATTGCTGGGGCTGAACTGGAGCCATCGTTCCACGCCGACAGTCAAATCGCTGGGGTGGATCACGCTGCTGGCGCTGTTTTCCGGGACGTTTATTGGCGTACATTTTCCTAACGGGCAAGCGTTTCTACTGGGGTTTACGGCGCTTCAAGCGCTTGCCTTGATCCTGTTTCTGGTCTGTCAGTGTTTTTCCCACCCGCGTCTTGGCTATCTGTGGCAGGCGCTGTTGGTAGCGGGAGCGGCGGTGCATTGGGGCAACGATCCCAATCTGACCGCGCTGACAACCACCCATGTAGTGAATACCGATCTGCTGCTGAATTTCAGCGCCGTGCTGCTGGCGTTTGGCTGGCTGGTGTTCTGTGCCGCGCTGTGCGGCATGATTGTGCGCCGCATTCGTTTACTGCGCTGGCCGCTTCTGGCGCTATTGGTTGCGCTTCTGCTGTTGCCGATAAGCGGCAATCTGCTGCTGCTGTTGATGAAATTACAGGCGCTGGGGCTCACCAAGCCGCGTCTGAGCTATGTGGCGCACGTCACCAACAGCGCATATTTATTAAATTACCTCAGCGCATTGTTCATGGCGGCGTTGGCTGCCGGGCTGGTTTGGCCGCTGCGGCATGCGCGTCGCCAGATGCTGGTCACGCATGAGGCGATTGAGAAGCGTAAAGCGACAGCAGGCTATCGCACGCTGCGCCGCACGCTGCTGTCGACGGTCACCGCGATGCTGGTGGTGGCGTTGGCCCAGCTTTATTGGGACAAGGTCGCGTCGCAGCCGCCTCGTCTGTCGGAAGCACAGCCCGTGACGCTGGCGGCCGATGGCAAAGTACATATTCCGATTGAGCAAGTGCGAGATGGCAAGCTGCATCGCTTCGTGTGGATTGCCGATGACGGCAAGGCCGTGCGCTTTTTCATCATTAACCGCTATCCCGATCGCCTGCGTCTTGGCGTGGTGTTTGACGCCTGCCTGCTGTGCGGCGATCAGGGCTACGTGATGGAAGGCAATCAGGTGATTTGTGTCGCCTGCGGCGTGCATATTTTCATTCCTTCTATCGGGAAGGCGGGCGGCTGTAATCCGGTGCCGATTGAAGGCTGGAGCAACGACGATAATGAGCTGGTGATTGGGCGAGCGTCACTGGCGGCAGGCACGAATTACTTCTCGACGGTGGTGTCGATGGACGTTATCGATCCGGTTGATGGCTCCAAACTGACCAACGTGAACGCGGAACATAAATATCGCTACGGCGGTAAAACGTACTTCTTCTCGTCGGAGGCCAACTACAACCGCTTCCGCGAAAGTCCCGCGAAATTTGCCACTGCCAAAGCGGCGGCTGGCGAGCAGGCTGAGGAGGAATAA
- a CDS encoding iron transporter — protein MNMQKSLIAGAVIAGIFTAPAALAFKEYPAGEPVSMNEMEIAAVYLQPIDMEPRGMGLPAAKADIHLEADIHAAEGNKNGFGAGEWMPFLTIAYTLTNTDTGAKQEGTFMPMVASDGPHYGANIKMMGVGNYKVTYHIDPPSKAGMHRHTDGETGVGRWWKPFDVSFDFKYVGLE, from the coding sequence ATGAATATGCAAAAAAGTCTGATTGCGGGTGCCGTTATTGCCGGTATTTTCACTGCACCTGCCGCGCTGGCGTTTAAAGAATATCCAGCGGGTGAGCCGGTTTCCATGAACGAAATGGAAATTGCCGCTGTTTATCTGCAACCTATCGACATGGAACCGCGTGGGATGGGCCTGCCTGCTGCGAAAGCGGACATCCATCTGGAAGCCGATATCCACGCCGCTGAAGGTAACAAGAATGGCTTCGGTGCCGGTGAGTGGATGCCGTTCCTGACCATCGCTTACACCCTGACCAACACTGATACCGGTGCGAAGCAGGAAGGTACCTTCATGCCGATGGTTGCCAGCGATGGCCCGCACTACGGCGCGAACATCAAAATGATGGGCGTGGGTAACTATAAAGTGACTTACCACATCGATCCGCCATCAAAAGCCGGTATGCACCGTCACACCGATGGTGAAACGGGCGTAGGCCGCTGGTGGAAACCGTTTGATGTCAGCTTTGACTTCAAATACGTCGGCTTAGAATAA
- a CDS encoding ABC transporter permease has protein sequence MFWRLVLRALRLRMQRVSVVFAALMVGAAIVTAMSAVYFDINAKMSQELRTFGANFYIGPARGNTIPQSTFQLIIDNAPAGLINASSPYLYGMARTELEKVVLMGVWFESLRQLAPYWQVTGNWIGVSFDDRNAMIGVKLAERLNVKVGDSITLVGDGGKQRLQIKGIVESGDATDNMLIVNLELAQKWLDKEGAISNALLSVSNDLGQVDRFAAQLQQQYPQLEIRPILKVSASEGQVLNKIKGLMGLVSAVILVLSSLCVNTTLMAIVGERAREFALQKALGASGRDIIRQMLAETGIIALAAVVCGSLLGYLLAQVLGMAVFNATISLRLPVFPLTLVLSLLVAAVAAVVPTRRAIYVEPAKVLKGE, from the coding sequence ATGTTCTGGCGGCTGGTGCTTCGCGCACTGCGACTGCGTATGCAGCGCGTCAGCGTCGTGTTCGCTGCGCTGATGGTCGGGGCGGCGATTGTGACGGCGATGTCCGCCGTCTATTTCGATATCAACGCCAAGATGAGCCAGGAACTACGCACCTTCGGCGCGAATTTTTACATCGGGCCAGCGCGGGGCAATACGATTCCACAAAGCACGTTTCAACTGATTATCGACAACGCACCCGCTGGGTTGATCAATGCGTCCAGCCCTTATCTGTACGGCATGGCGCGTACGGAACTGGAGAAAGTGGTGCTGATGGGCGTGTGGTTTGAATCGCTGCGGCAGCTGGCACCGTACTGGCAGGTCACGGGTAACTGGATTGGCGTCAGCTTCGATGACCGTAATGCCATGATCGGCGTGAAGCTGGCGGAGCGGTTGAACGTTAAAGTCGGCGACAGCATCACGCTGGTGGGCGACGGCGGCAAGCAGCGGTTGCAGATCAAAGGCATCGTGGAATCTGGCGATGCGACAGACAACATGCTGATCGTGAATCTGGAGCTGGCGCAAAAGTGGCTGGATAAAGAAGGTGCGATCAGTAATGCCCTGTTGAGCGTCAGTAACGATCTGGGGCAGGTCGATCGCTTTGCCGCACAGCTCCAGCAGCAGTATCCGCAGTTGGAGATCCGCCCGATCCTGAAGGTGTCGGCGTCGGAAGGTCAGGTGCTGAATAAAATCAAAGGGCTGATGGGGCTAGTATCGGCGGTGATCCTCGTGCTGTCTTCCCTGTGTGTAAACACGACGCTGATGGCAATTGTCGGTGAACGTGCCCGCGAATTTGCGCTACAGAAGGCGCTGGGCGCGAGCGGACGAGACATCATCCGGCAGATGCTGGCGGAAACCGGCATCATCGCACTGGCGGCCGTGGTGTGCGGTTCGCTGCTGGGGTATCTGCTGGCTCAGGTGCTGGGGATGGCGGTATTCAACGCGACGATCTCGCTGCGGTTACCGGTGTTCCCGCTCACGCTGGTGCTATCGTTATTGGTTGCTGCCGTTGCGGCGGTGGTTCCCACTCGGCGGGCGATCTACGTCGAACCAGCCAAAGTCTTGAAAGGAGAGTAG
- a CDS encoding FTR1 family iron permease gives MSIWQKTLLLLCWLFSCSVAVAATDYASFIQDIETRLNKTAQLYEQQKPDDARTEVQMAYFEVFENLEGPIRINISAQKSYQLEATFGEIRRMIGEGKPQAEVQAKISWLKGELDAVLPVLSEGHKLVAQEQHGAYDNTDIAPYWQQSFKIIDDQLALAVTEYQAGDYKKASQSVQQAHYQGFKNSEMEMSVRQNRSAQQAASINQQFSALITLASQPDQLTDVAYRVTTLLQDIEDALPGLPTTRDSQQVTATSAANADTGAVPDANWAKVSDDINLAITAAIAQYRQGQINPAIMAVQDAYFDLFEATGMENKIGSRDAAFKSTLEGYFTRLVSLMNAKQPAEQLQGQADVLQQELAKAVAMLGDGGETHWSLLIYSLLIIVREGLEALLIVAAIVAYLVKNNQQDKLPLIRQSVYVALLCSVITAVIFQLVFTNSGASRELLEGITMLIAVVMLFFMSYWLLSKVEARHWKAYLEGKLSHSLSSGSMIGLWLTSFLAVYREGAETVLFYYALVGDASNMAGHLSILAGFAIGCVILLIAYFVMRYTIVKLPLKPFFMFTGCFMYLMAFVFAGKGVLELIEGKLFEPTLLTGVPEISGLGIYPYVETLIPQGVLVVAALIALWVMRRRASAI, from the coding sequence ATGTCTATCTGGCAAAAAACGCTTCTGTTGTTGTGTTGGCTGTTTAGTTGTTCAGTGGCAGTTGCCGCGACCGATTACGCCTCATTTATTCAAGATATCGAAACCAGGCTGAATAAAACGGCTCAGCTCTATGAGCAGCAAAAGCCGGATGATGCTCGCACTGAAGTTCAGATGGCCTATTTTGAGGTGTTTGAAAACCTCGAAGGCCCCATCCGTATCAACATTTCCGCACAAAAAAGCTATCAGCTAGAAGCGACCTTCGGTGAAATTCGTCGCATGATTGGCGAGGGCAAGCCGCAGGCCGAGGTACAGGCAAAAATATCCTGGCTGAAGGGCGAATTGGATGCTGTTCTGCCCGTGCTGTCGGAAGGGCACAAACTGGTCGCACAGGAGCAGCACGGTGCCTATGACAACACTGACATTGCGCCGTACTGGCAGCAGAGTTTCAAAATCATCGATGACCAGCTCGCGCTAGCCGTGACGGAATATCAGGCCGGCGATTACAAAAAGGCCAGCCAGAGCGTGCAGCAGGCGCACTATCAGGGCTTTAAAAACTCTGAAATGGAGATGTCGGTCAGGCAGAATCGCTCAGCGCAGCAAGCGGCTTCCATTAATCAACAATTCTCCGCGCTGATTACGCTAGCTAGCCAACCCGATCAACTGACGGATGTCGCCTATCGGGTCACCACGCTGTTGCAGGATATCGAAGATGCCTTGCCAGGGTTGCCAACAACGCGTGACAGCCAGCAGGTGACGGCGACATCTGCCGCGAACGCGGATACCGGTGCGGTGCCGGATGCGAACTGGGCGAAAGTTTCCGACGATATCAATCTGGCGATTACCGCTGCGATCGCACAATACCGTCAGGGTCAGATTAATCCTGCCATCATGGCAGTGCAGGATGCCTATTTCGATCTGTTTGAAGCGACCGGAATGGAGAACAAAATTGGTTCTCGCGATGCGGCGTTCAAATCGACGCTGGAAGGCTATTTCACCCGTCTGGTCAGCCTGATGAACGCCAAACAGCCTGCGGAGCAGCTGCAAGGGCAGGCCGACGTGTTGCAGCAGGAACTGGCGAAGGCCGTGGCCATGCTGGGCGACGGCGGCGAAACCCACTGGAGCCTGTTGATCTACAGCCTACTGATTATTGTGCGTGAAGGTCTGGAAGCCTTGCTGATTGTGGCGGCGATCGTGGCCTATCTGGTGAAAAACAATCAGCAGGACAAGCTGCCGCTGATTCGCCAGTCAGTTTACGTCGCGCTGCTGTGTAGCGTGATTACCGCCGTCATTTTCCAACTCGTGTTCACCAATTCCGGTGCCAGTCGTGAGCTGCTGGAAGGCATTACGATGCTGATCGCTGTGGTGATGCTGTTCTTCATGAGCTACTGGCTGTTATCCAAAGTGGAAGCGCGGCACTGGAAAGCCTATCTGGAAGGTAAGCTGTCCCATTCGCTAAGCAGCGGCTCCATGATCGGTCTGTGGCTCACCAGCTTTCTGGCCGTGTATCGCGAAGGCGCAGAGACGGTGTTGTTCTATTACGCACTGGTCGGTGATGCCAGCAACATGGCGGGGCACCTCTCCATTCTGGCTGGGTTTGCTATCGGCTGTGTGATCCTGCTGATCGCCTACTTCGTGATGCGCTACACCATTGTCAAACTGCCACTGAAGCCGTTCTTCATGTTTACCGGCTGCTTTATGTACCTGATGGCGTTTGTGTTCGCGGGTAAAGGCGTGTTGGAACTGATCGAAGGCAAACTGTTTGAACCAACGTTGCTGACCGGCGTGCCGGAAATCAGCGGGTTGGGGATTTATCCTTATGTGGAGACGCTGATTCCACAGGGTGTGCTGGTGGTCGCGGCGCTAATCGCCCTGTGGGTGATGCGGCGCAGGGCGTCTGCCATCTGA
- a CDS encoding TlpA family protein disulfide reductase, with translation MKWRNAITALCLLGAAALSGCKEEQVSVGAQAPALAAYDLSGQQVDLSRWQGKSVYLNFWSSGCGGCMIEMGALEKLSQEYGDKVVVVAVNTDPDGVDVTSMLAHHKVTYPVVRDQLGITKERYQVSGTPTSFIIDANGKVIDQHQGARDEAQLTELFQKLASRT, from the coding sequence ATGAAATGGCGTAACGCGATTACCGCGCTGTGTCTGCTGGGCGCAGCGGCACTGAGCGGCTGTAAGGAAGAACAGGTTAGCGTCGGCGCGCAGGCACCGGCGCTGGCGGCCTACGATCTGTCAGGGCAGCAGGTGGATCTATCACGCTGGCAGGGGAAAAGCGTGTACCTGAATTTCTGGTCGTCGGGCTGTGGTGGCTGCATGATCGAAATGGGCGCGCTGGAGAAACTGAGTCAGGAATATGGCGATAAAGTGGTGGTGGTGGCGGTTAACACCGATCCTGACGGCGTGGATGTCACCTCAATGTTGGCGCACCATAAGGTGACCTATCCGGTGGTGCGCGATCAGTTAGGCATTACCAAAGAGCGCTATCAGGTCAGCGGTACGCCGACTTCATTTATTATCGATGCGAACGGCAAAGTGATCGATCAGCATCAGGGCGCGAGGGATGAAGCGCAACTGACCGAGCTGTTTCAGAAGCTGGCAAGCCGGACATAA
- a CDS encoding Tar ligand binding domain-containing protein, translated as MEFLRNISIKIMVLIIVTSLLVIWGVASGFSLYSLYQATNLLDKSETQRKTYSYLIYGADQYFRAVTRMERTMDYLQRNEPENARQTLEMAQSAIKNTKDSLEKFQKAEHVGVDQATVDAVKNIWNTLISSSIDPMNAALQRSDPEAFRQIFRSAYPPISLTFGENVKRYSDGITASSLIPSVNEHNTQNRNALISVMVLGIMVLIFTEYYLRNYLVIPISVLKSHLAQLTAGRLGCELAEFGRNCAGRLIPDIKRLQKSLRDTVTVIRQSTTEINNGTSSIKDGNDNLSSRTEQQAAALQQTAASMEEISSTVRQTTDHVHQVRKLAKDAADMAQKGGNISSNVMTTMDGISASSRQISDITSVINSIAFQTNILALNAAVEAARAGEQGRGFAVVAGEVRTLAQRSAQAAKEIEALIAESVSRVETGAGQVRQSGEAMTAIIASISHVNDLIGEIAAATDEQTRGITQISQAVHEMDSVTQQNATLVMQSAEAAARLDEQTSELSAVVDVFDLDSDYDPTTTFSRPAIADPIHHAVGHSTTPLLSTQGRNGEGWKKF; from the coding sequence ATGGAATTTCTAAGAAATATCAGCATAAAAATAATGGTTCTGATCATAGTGACTTCCCTATTAGTGATATGGGGAGTGGCATCAGGATTTAGTCTTTACTCACTTTATCAGGCTACGAATTTGCTTGATAAAAGTGAGACTCAGAGAAAAACGTATTCTTATTTGATTTATGGTGCAGATCAATATTTTCGAGCCGTAACACGTATGGAAAGAACCATGGATTACTTGCAGCGAAATGAGCCAGAAAATGCCAGGCAGACGTTGGAAATGGCTCAGAGCGCGATCAAAAATACCAAGGATTCGTTAGAGAAATTCCAGAAAGCGGAGCATGTTGGTGTTGATCAAGCAACGGTTGATGCAGTGAAAAACATTTGGAATACACTGATATCTTCCTCTATCGATCCCATGAATGCGGCGCTGCAACGCAGCGATCCCGAAGCATTCCGACAAATTTTTCGCTCAGCTTATCCTCCGATCAGTCTGACGTTTGGGGAGAATGTTAAACGCTATTCGGATGGCATCACCGCCTCTTCATTGATTCCAAGCGTGAATGAACACAACACTCAAAATCGCAATGCGCTGATTAGCGTGATGGTACTTGGCATCATGGTGTTGATTTTCACTGAATACTATTTGAGAAACTATCTGGTTATTCCGATTTCAGTGCTGAAATCCCACTTGGCACAACTCACAGCGGGTCGCTTAGGCTGTGAATTGGCTGAGTTTGGTAGGAACTGTGCGGGACGGTTGATCCCCGACATTAAGCGATTGCAGAAAAGTTTGCGTGATACGGTAACCGTCATCCGGCAGAGCACGACGGAAATTAACAATGGGACGTCGAGCATTAAGGATGGCAACGATAACCTTTCCAGCCGCACGGAACAGCAGGCCGCAGCACTACAGCAGACTGCTGCCAGTATGGAAGAAATTAGCTCCACGGTGCGGCAAACGACCGATCATGTACATCAGGTACGTAAGCTGGCGAAGGATGCGGCGGATATGGCGCAAAAAGGCGGGAATATCAGCAGCAATGTAATGACGACAATGGATGGCATCAGCGCCAGTTCTCGACAAATCTCCGATATCACCTCGGTGATTAACAGCATCGCGTTCCAGACTAATATTCTGGCGCTGAATGCGGCGGTTGAAGCGGCGCGTGCGGGAGAGCAAGGTCGAGGATTTGCCGTGGTGGCTGGTGAGGTTCGCACGTTGGCGCAGCGTAGTGCGCAGGCGGCGAAAGAGATTGAGGCACTGATTGCAGAATCGGTTTCTCGGGTAGAAACTGGCGCAGGGCAGGTTCGACAATCTGGAGAAGCGATGACGGCCATTATTGCCTCCATTTCGCATGTGAACGATTTGATTGGTGAAATTGCGGCGGCAACGGATGAACAAACACGTGGTATTACGCAGATTAGCCAGGCGGTGCACGAAATGGACAGCGTCACGCAGCAGAACGCGACGCTGGTGATGCAGTCGGCGGAAGCGGCTGCTCGTCTGGACGAACAAACCAGCGAACTGTCTGCCGTGGTGGACGTGTTCGATCTGGACTCAGATTATGATCCGACAACGACTTTTTCTCGTCCGGCTATCGCTGACCCCATCCATCATGCTGTCGGGCATAGTACCACGCCGCTGCTATCGACACAGGGTCGCAATGGTGAGGGATGGAAAAAATTCTGA
- a CDS encoding ABC transporter ATP-binding protein has product MSVEVNAHEGAQAAEAVIETRQLYKRFGQVTALENINIRIARGEFVAIMGASGSGKTTLMNILTCLDTVSEGQVLLDGVDAAGLDEEGRRQFRADKIGLVFQQFHLIPFLTALENVMLAQHYHSVVDEAAAQRVLEQVGLAHRVDHLPSQLSGGEQQRVCIARALVNEPPVIFADEPTGNLDEENEQRVLDLLKDLHRQGRTIVMVTHNPELGRFADRIIRLQHGKYFGEEVNHHEMA; this is encoded by the coding sequence ATGTCTGTAGAGGTGAACGCGCATGAAGGGGCTCAGGCAGCGGAGGCGGTGATTGAAACTCGCCAGCTCTATAAACGCTTTGGTCAGGTTACCGCGCTGGAGAACATCAATATCCGTATCGCGCGCGGCGAGTTTGTCGCCATCATGGGCGCGTCCGGTTCGGGTAAAACCACGCTGATGAATATTCTCACCTGTCTGGATACGGTGAGTGAAGGGCAGGTATTGCTGGACGGCGTCGATGCCGCTGGGCTGGATGAAGAAGGGCGACGCCAGTTCCGTGCCGATAAGATTGGGCTGGTATTCCAGCAGTTCCACCTGATTCCGTTTTTGACCGCGCTGGAAAACGTAATGTTGGCGCAGCACTACCATAGCGTGGTGGATGAAGCGGCGGCGCAGCGCGTGCTGGAACAGGTTGGGCTGGCGCATCGCGTCGATCACTTACCGAGCCAGCTTTCCGGCGGTGAGCAGCAGCGCGTGTGTATCGCTCGTGCGCTGGTGAATGAGCCTCCGGTGATTTTCGCCGATGAACCGACGGGGAATCTGGATGAAGAGAATGAACAGCGGGTGCTGGATCTGCTGAAAGATCTGCATCGGCAGGGGCGCACCATTGTGATGGTGACGCACAATCCTGAGTTAGGTCGGTTTGCTGACCGCATTATCCGCCTGCAACACGGCAAGTATTTTGGTGAAGAGGTGAATCATCATGAAATGGCGTAA
- a CDS encoding ABC transporter permease, giving the protein MLWRLLRQSWRRNIRRKSLAVLTVFLAAGLISALLAVSIDIGDKMARELKSYGANILIEPAGQAALPALFGERSNPLEGQDFLDEAELPNIKDIFWRNNIVGFAPLLSGDVEIKGQPVAVLGTFFSQPVAVPDEEDYRSGQMTVSPYWQVAGQWPQEPMTTENMAQTLVGKQLAAQTGWKVGDKLALHGAKGDATVEVSGILSSGGDEESRLVMPLATVQSLLGLAGKIQAIRVSALTVPENELSRRARENLEALNAEEYDLWYCTAYVSSIAHQLEEAISGSVVRPIWQVAASEGVVIDKIQLLLAVVTFAALVAAAMGIASLMTSTIMERAKEIGLMKALGARQWQIMLLFYLEAALSGLAGGVAGCVAGWGLAKAIGLMLFGVPLSFAWIVIPCVLVISMLIAIIGTWFPARRIAKLYPVEVLYGR; this is encoded by the coding sequence ATGCTGTGGCGACTGTTACGTCAGTCCTGGCGCAGAAATATTCGGCGTAAATCGCTGGCGGTGCTGACCGTATTTTTGGCGGCGGGGTTGATCTCTGCGCTGTTGGCGGTGTCTATCGACATCGGCGACAAAATGGCGCGTGAGCTGAAGTCCTACGGCGCGAATATTTTGATTGAACCAGCAGGGCAAGCGGCGCTACCCGCGCTGTTTGGCGAACGCAGTAATCCGCTGGAAGGGCAGGATTTCCTTGATGAGGCCGAGCTGCCTAACATCAAAGATATCTTCTGGCGCAATAACATTGTCGGCTTTGCACCGCTGCTGAGCGGTGATGTCGAGATCAAGGGGCAGCCGGTTGCCGTGCTGGGTACCTTCTTTTCTCAGCCTGTTGCGGTGCCGGATGAGGAAGACTATCGCTCGGGACAAATGACCGTTAGCCCCTACTGGCAGGTGGCGGGGCAGTGGCCGCAGGAACCGATGACGACGGAAAATATGGCGCAGACGCTGGTAGGAAAACAGCTGGCGGCGCAAACGGGCTGGAAAGTCGGGGATAAACTCGCCTTGCACGGCGCAAAAGGGGACGCAACGGTAGAGGTTAGCGGCATTCTGAGCAGCGGCGGTGATGAAGAAAGCCGTCTGGTGATGCCGCTGGCAACAGTGCAATCGCTGCTGGGACTGGCTGGTAAAATTCAGGCCATCCGTGTGTCAGCACTGACCGTGCCGGAAAATGAACTGTCGCGGCGGGCGCGGGAAAATCTGGAAGCGCTGAATGCCGAAGAGTATGACCTCTGGTACTGCACCGCGTATGTCTCTTCGATTGCGCACCAGTTGGAAGAAGCGATTTCTGGCTCGGTGGTCCGTCCTATCTGGCAGGTCGCCGCGTCGGAAGGCGTGGTGATCGACAAGATCCAATTGCTTCTGGCAGTGGTGACCTTCGCCGCGCTGGTGGCGGCAGCGATGGGGATTGCCTCGCTGATGACGAGCACCATTATGGAACGAGCCAAAGAGATCGGGCTGATGAAAGCACTGGGCGCGCGCCAGTGGCAGATCATGCTGCTGTTTTATCTCGAAGCCGCGCTGAGCGGTCTGGCCGGTGGTGTCGCGGGCTGTGTTGCAGGCTGGGGGCTGGCGAAAGCCATTGGCCTGATGCTGTTTGGCGTACCGTTGAGTTTTGCCTGGATCGTTATCCCCTGTGTGCTGGTGATCTCGATGCTGATCGCCATCATCGGAACGTGGTTCCCGGCGCGCCGGATCGCCAAACTGTATCCAGTGGAGGTGCTGTATGGGCGCTAA